A genomic stretch from Hemibagrus wyckioides isolate EC202008001 linkage group LG20, SWU_Hwy_1.0, whole genome shotgun sequence includes:
- the LOC131370944 gene encoding protein AKNAD1-like isoform X2 encodes MDSNRVQMRKYNTDDKEDTKECTSVLWEKRFQQTIFVDISDDDSLHFNHLQSSFTMCVSHDLAVSSENSGLSGSSKAVEDSSKSPSSISSQYRHYGNISDVQGNEMKVSASQPDRQPKQTRWTHEDDNTSDDDQEELPYDDELYRHVTHCSNSLRQNSNSPFNLIKKSNHCPDAFNTLRKDAKLPGCDISKTSGSVFEQKHHQTSIPDFLLRHFSYDELFNSSRLIEAETMPEVSLMDSLSETMRRASPNPHTNTGKHSVKINTSFLDPNRSERFTALDLTNLKTETAETGTHKNNNSDKVVNQSDSSENFNSNSFSHVYSSPGAVLMVTEDEVGDVENNVKQSYSSSPPDLHKVDIQTVKCSLGRTLSFSELKYGQRQVYYPQPDFSNVAPKVKFPKRNDVAKPACDSAMTRAQKTTGILSKVPSPCKADVISRVLEDFDLKSEKPIIFKDEMTHSSFHQDLQTQTTGPTFSNIWGKKEDIRQTEDNVRSVPHTFESTKAGLDEEKRNRNWSSVSEQKSPNEGYRLTIELKDIINQFMAQVEEFKICLNNMSLSVEEQQMVFKSLLEVQDQLEQNYMTKKEEHRALEMQNYMGLKRNIGTFDHDRLLEGEIFQLSMYLEDIKEQIDRNAYFVLSPSPTSTTPSLPPHGQHIPSSSVQPALQKESVSSKSRLMDKEEESYKDGYEVPGAVDSPPSCPRENSFSIYNKMSCIAREDENGSARVSEEEDNYKGIQTQLSNSVSPQHQSTPSRCFDKDCYSTKDWISSDTEHSKRKGADSGASDDNEVPDVFILSHRCPTNKISHALNNSFPVSLENLSLDTSQSRQGNNYWRATTFTGLNTIGNNASSGLPNHSRKNRNTGYMKPSSNLPSGFKVQDQQSEPGVTKIRCPFQSDSALLPSIFYFYKASTLSTYPSRTGCGVHRVKEEALNQTIDETLDAALMMKQVTDHMAKTLSSDLAMAQLYRKLREMA; translated from the exons ATGGATTCAAACAGGGTGCAAATGAGGAAATACAACACAGACGATAAAGAGGATACTAAGGAATGTACTTCAGTGCTTTGGGAGAAACGATTCCAGCAGACCATATTTGTAGACATCAGTGATGATGACAGTCTCCATTTCAATCATCTGCAGAGCTCTTTCACCATGTGTGTTTCACATGACCTGGCTGTATCCAGTG aGAACTCGGGTCTGTCTGGCTCATCCAAGGCTGTAGAAGACTCCTCCAAAAGCCCGTCCTCCATCAGCAGCCAATATAGACATTATGGCAACATAAGTGATGTGCAAGGAAATGAGATGAAAGTTTCTGCCTCACAACCTGACAGACAACCAAAGCAGACGAGGTGGACACATGAAGATGATAACACCAGTGATGATGACCAGGAGGAACTCCCATATGATGATGAGCTTTACCGCCATGTCACACATTGCAGTAATAGTCTCAGACAGAACTCAAATTCACCATTCAACCTGATCAAGAAGAGTAATCATTGTCCTGATGCTTTCAACACTCTCAGAAAGGATGCCAAGTTGCCAGGATGTGATATCTCTAAAACCAGTGGATCTGTATTTGAGCAAAAACATCACCAAACTTCTATCCCAGACTTCCTCCTCAGGCATTTCTCTTATGATGAGCTGTTTAACTCCAGCAGACTCATTGAAGCTGAGACTATGCCTGAAGTCTCTCTGATGGATAGCTTAAGTGAAACAATGAGAAGAGCGTCACCCAacccacacaccaacacaggaAAACACAGCGTAAAGATCAACACCAGTTTTTTGGATCCCAACAGGAGTGAACGCTTCACTGCTTTAGACCTAACAAATTTAAAGACAGAGACTGCAGAAACAGGaacacataaaaataataattctgatAAAGTGGTAAATCAGTCAGACTCCTCAGAAAATTTCAACTCAAACTCTTTTAGTCATGTATACTCCAGTCCAGGTGCTGTGCTAATGGTAACTGAAGATGAGGTTGGTGATGTAGAGAATAATGTGAAACAAAGCTACAGTTCCAGCCCTCCAGACCTGCACAAAGTAGACATCCAGACTGTTAAATGTTCCTTGGGAAGAACATTGTCCTTCAGTGAACTGAAATATGGGCAGCGCCAGGTGTATTACCCTCAACCTGACTTCTCCAACGTGGCCCCCAAAGTCAAGTTCCCCAAAAGAAATGATGTTGCCAAGCCTGCCTGTGACTCAGCTATGACCAGAGCTCAGAAAACAACGGGCATCCTGAGTAAAGTTCCTTCCCCCTGTAAAGCTGATGTCATCAGTAGAGTTTTGGAGGACTTTGACTTGAAGTCTGAGAAGCCAATAATTTTTAAAGACGAAATGACACATTCCTCATTTCATCAGGATTTACAG ACCCAAACAACCGGACCAACATTCTCAAATATTTGGGGCAAAAAAGAAGACATTCGACAGACAGAAGACAATGTCAGATCTGTGCCTCACACTTTCGAGTCAACCAAAGCAG GGTtggatgaagagaagagaaacaggAATTGGAGCTCTGTCTCTGAACAGAAGAGTCCAAATGAGGGTTACAGGCTCACCATTGAGCTCAAAGACATTATCAACCAATTTATGGCACAG GTGGAGGAATTCAAAATATGTCTCAACAACATGTCATTGAGTGTTGAAGAGCAGCAAATG GTGTTCAAGAGCTTGCTGGAGGTTCAGGATCAACTGGAACAGAACTACATGACTAAGAAAGAGGAGCACAGAGCACTAGAGATGCAGAATTACATGGGTCTCAAGCGGAATATAGGGACATTTGACCAtgacag GCTATTGGAAGGGGAGATATTTCAGCTAAGCATGTACCTGGAGGACATAAAggaacagatagacagaaatgcTTACTTTGTGCTCTCTCCTTCGCCCACATCCACCACACCCAGTCTTCCACCGCATGGACAGCATATACCATCATCCTCAGTCCAGCCAGCACTGCAGAAG GAGTCAGTCTCCAGTAAAAGCAGATTAAtggataaagaagaagaaagttaTAAAGACGGTTATGAGGTGCCTGGAGCTGTAGACTCACCCCCCAGCTGCCCCAGAGAGAACAGCTTCAG CATCTACAATAAGATGTCTTGCATTGCGAGGGAAGATGAGAATGGAAGTGCAAGGGTGTCAGAGGAGGAAGATAACTATAAGGGTATCCAGACACAATTAAGTAACTCAGTGTCACCACAACACCAGAGCACACCTAGCAG ATGCTTTGATAAAGACTGTTATTCAACAAAAGACTGGATCTCCTCTGATACTGAGCACAGTAAGAGAAAAG GTGCAGACTCTGGTGCATCTGATGACAATGAAGTGCCTGatgtctttattctctctcacaGATGTCCTACCAACAAAATATCACATGCCTTGAACAATTCCTTCCCAG TATCATTAGAAAACTTGTCTCTGGACACATCACAGTCCAGACAAGGCAACAATTATTGGAGAGCAACAACTTTTACTGGATTAAATACTATTGGCAACAATGCTAGTTCTGGACTACCCAATCATAgcagaaaaaacagaaacactggATATATGAAACCCTCTTCCAATCTGCCTTCTGG TTTCAAGGTGCAGGATCAGCAATCAGAACCAGGTGTGACTAAAATAAGATGCCCTTTTCAGTCAGACTCAGCACTTCTGCCAAGTATCTTTTACTTCTACAAAGCCTCAACATTGTCCACCTATCCTTCCAGGACAGGATGTGGGGTGCATAGAGTCAAG GAGGAGGCCTTAAACCAGACTATAGATGAAACTCTGGATGCAGCTTTGATGATGAAGCAGGTTACTGACCACATGGCTAAAACTCTCTCGTCAGATCTGGCCATGGCTCAGCTCTACAGAAAGTTACGGGAAATGGCTTAA
- the LOC131370944 gene encoding protein AKNAD1-like isoform X1, whose product MDSNRVQMRKYNTDDKEDTKECTSVLWEKRFQQTIFVDISDDDSLHFNHLQSSFTMCVSHDLAVSSENSGLSGSSKAVEDSSKSPSSISSQYRHYGNISDVQGNEMKVSASQPDRQPKQTRWTHEDDNTSDDDQEELPYDDELYRHVTHCSNSLRQNSNSPFNLIKKSNHCPDAFNTLRKDAKLPGCDISKTSGSVFEQKHHQTSIPDFLLRHFSYDELFNSSRLIEAETMPEVSLMDSLSETMRRASPNPHTNTGKHSVKINTSFLDPNRSERFTALDLTNLKTETAETGTHKNNNSDKVVNQSDSSENFNSNSFSHVYSSPGAVLMVTEDEVGDVENNVKQSYSSSPPDLHKVDIQTVKCSLGRTLSFSELKYGQRQVYYPQPDFSNVAPKVKFPKRNDVAKPACDSAMTRAQKTTGILSKVPSPCKADVISRVLEDFDLKSEKPIIFKDEMTHSSFHQDLQTQTTGPTFSNIWGKKEDIRQTEDNVRSVPHTFESTKAGLDEEKRNRNWSSVSEQKSPNEGYRLTIELKDIINQFMAQVEEFKICLNNMSLSVEEQQMVFKSLLEVQDQLEQNYMTKKEEHRALEMQNYMGLKRNIGTFDHDRLLEGEIFQLSMYLEDIKEQIDRNAYFVLSPSPTSTTPSLPPHGQHIPSSSVQPALQKESVSSKSRLMDKEEESYKDGYEVPGAVDSPPSCPRENSFSIYNKMSCIAREDENGSARVSEEEDNYKGIQTQLSNSVSPQHQSTPSRCFDKDCYSTKDWISSDTEHSKRKAQTSTSQIFLHLLPALTTDHNVICKHHCPRRLLSCADSGASDDNEVPDVFILSHRCPTNKISHALNNSFPVSLENLSLDTSQSRQGNNYWRATTFTGLNTIGNNASSGLPNHSRKNRNTGYMKPSSNLPSGFKVQDQQSEPGVTKIRCPFQSDSALLPSIFYFYKASTLSTYPSRTGCGVHRVKEEALNQTIDETLDAALMMKQVTDHMAKTLSSDLAMAQLYRKLREMA is encoded by the exons ATGGATTCAAACAGGGTGCAAATGAGGAAATACAACACAGACGATAAAGAGGATACTAAGGAATGTACTTCAGTGCTTTGGGAGAAACGATTCCAGCAGACCATATTTGTAGACATCAGTGATGATGACAGTCTCCATTTCAATCATCTGCAGAGCTCTTTCACCATGTGTGTTTCACATGACCTGGCTGTATCCAGTG aGAACTCGGGTCTGTCTGGCTCATCCAAGGCTGTAGAAGACTCCTCCAAAAGCCCGTCCTCCATCAGCAGCCAATATAGACATTATGGCAACATAAGTGATGTGCAAGGAAATGAGATGAAAGTTTCTGCCTCACAACCTGACAGACAACCAAAGCAGACGAGGTGGACACATGAAGATGATAACACCAGTGATGATGACCAGGAGGAACTCCCATATGATGATGAGCTTTACCGCCATGTCACACATTGCAGTAATAGTCTCAGACAGAACTCAAATTCACCATTCAACCTGATCAAGAAGAGTAATCATTGTCCTGATGCTTTCAACACTCTCAGAAAGGATGCCAAGTTGCCAGGATGTGATATCTCTAAAACCAGTGGATCTGTATTTGAGCAAAAACATCACCAAACTTCTATCCCAGACTTCCTCCTCAGGCATTTCTCTTATGATGAGCTGTTTAACTCCAGCAGACTCATTGAAGCTGAGACTATGCCTGAAGTCTCTCTGATGGATAGCTTAAGTGAAACAATGAGAAGAGCGTCACCCAacccacacaccaacacaggaAAACACAGCGTAAAGATCAACACCAGTTTTTTGGATCCCAACAGGAGTGAACGCTTCACTGCTTTAGACCTAACAAATTTAAAGACAGAGACTGCAGAAACAGGaacacataaaaataataattctgatAAAGTGGTAAATCAGTCAGACTCCTCAGAAAATTTCAACTCAAACTCTTTTAGTCATGTATACTCCAGTCCAGGTGCTGTGCTAATGGTAACTGAAGATGAGGTTGGTGATGTAGAGAATAATGTGAAACAAAGCTACAGTTCCAGCCCTCCAGACCTGCACAAAGTAGACATCCAGACTGTTAAATGTTCCTTGGGAAGAACATTGTCCTTCAGTGAACTGAAATATGGGCAGCGCCAGGTGTATTACCCTCAACCTGACTTCTCCAACGTGGCCCCCAAAGTCAAGTTCCCCAAAAGAAATGATGTTGCCAAGCCTGCCTGTGACTCAGCTATGACCAGAGCTCAGAAAACAACGGGCATCCTGAGTAAAGTTCCTTCCCCCTGTAAAGCTGATGTCATCAGTAGAGTTTTGGAGGACTTTGACTTGAAGTCTGAGAAGCCAATAATTTTTAAAGACGAAATGACACATTCCTCATTTCATCAGGATTTACAG ACCCAAACAACCGGACCAACATTCTCAAATATTTGGGGCAAAAAAGAAGACATTCGACAGACAGAAGACAATGTCAGATCTGTGCCTCACACTTTCGAGTCAACCAAAGCAG GGTtggatgaagagaagagaaacaggAATTGGAGCTCTGTCTCTGAACAGAAGAGTCCAAATGAGGGTTACAGGCTCACCATTGAGCTCAAAGACATTATCAACCAATTTATGGCACAG GTGGAGGAATTCAAAATATGTCTCAACAACATGTCATTGAGTGTTGAAGAGCAGCAAATG GTGTTCAAGAGCTTGCTGGAGGTTCAGGATCAACTGGAACAGAACTACATGACTAAGAAAGAGGAGCACAGAGCACTAGAGATGCAGAATTACATGGGTCTCAAGCGGAATATAGGGACATTTGACCAtgacag GCTATTGGAAGGGGAGATATTTCAGCTAAGCATGTACCTGGAGGACATAAAggaacagatagacagaaatgcTTACTTTGTGCTCTCTCCTTCGCCCACATCCACCACACCCAGTCTTCCACCGCATGGACAGCATATACCATCATCCTCAGTCCAGCCAGCACTGCAGAAG GAGTCAGTCTCCAGTAAAAGCAGATTAAtggataaagaagaagaaagttaTAAAGACGGTTATGAGGTGCCTGGAGCTGTAGACTCACCCCCCAGCTGCCCCAGAGAGAACAGCTTCAG CATCTACAATAAGATGTCTTGCATTGCGAGGGAAGATGAGAATGGAAGTGCAAGGGTGTCAGAGGAGGAAGATAACTATAAGGGTATCCAGACACAATTAAGTAACTCAGTGTCACCACAACACCAGAGCACACCTAGCAG ATGCTTTGATAAAGACTGTTATTCAACAAAAGACTGGATCTCCTCTGATACTGAGCACAGTAAGAGAAAAG cacaaacctccacctctcagattttcctccacctgctccctgctctcactacagatcacaatgtcatctgcaaacatcattgtccaaggagactcctgtctt GTGCAGACTCTGGTGCATCTGATGACAATGAAGTGCCTGatgtctttattctctctcacaGATGTCCTACCAACAAAATATCACATGCCTTGAACAATTCCTTCCCAG TATCATTAGAAAACTTGTCTCTGGACACATCACAGTCCAGACAAGGCAACAATTATTGGAGAGCAACAACTTTTACTGGATTAAATACTATTGGCAACAATGCTAGTTCTGGACTACCCAATCATAgcagaaaaaacagaaacactggATATATGAAACCCTCTTCCAATCTGCCTTCTGG TTTCAAGGTGCAGGATCAGCAATCAGAACCAGGTGTGACTAAAATAAGATGCCCTTTTCAGTCAGACTCAGCACTTCTGCCAAGTATCTTTTACTTCTACAAAGCCTCAACATTGTCCACCTATCCTTCCAGGACAGGATGTGGGGTGCATAGAGTCAAG GAGGAGGCCTTAAACCAGACTATAGATGAAACTCTGGATGCAGCTTTGATGATGAAGCAGGTTACTGACCACATGGCTAAAACTCTCTCGTCAGATCTGGCCATGGCTCAGCTCTACAGAAAGTTACGGGAAATGGCTTAA